The Vigna unguiculata cultivar IT97K-499-35 chromosome 6, ASM411807v1, whole genome shotgun sequence genome contains a region encoding:
- the LOC114188397 gene encoding uncharacterized protein LOC114188397, with product MDKFPSNRGWMYDRCHKGRGALKESFVLGVEEFITKACQRDCYHNDGGVRCPCSKCDCTKILKERVVKVHLYKHGFKPNYWIWTDHGERMPEGHFDNDDNCMGFGRDGVHRQSRDDQFMSMQDMVHDAFNQREPFQRSNSDNMEETPNEETQRFYNLLLDANKPLYEGASDSKLSMCVRLLACKSNWNVPDQCLEFISKMLLDVTPIKTGLPKSYYDAKKLVSKLGLEARRIDCCEDGCMLFYDNEYGKNDGALLECKFCRKPRYRHHNTEASNKNQVPIKTMFYLPIIPRLQRMYASTQTAGDMTWHYENKTTNGVLRHPCDGEAWKHFDRVYPDFSIEARNVRLGLCSDGFNPYVQALNIPYSCWPIIVTPYNLPPEICMSKPYMFLTCLILGPFNPKVGIDVFLEPLIDDLKKLWTGVLTYDISRKQNFMMRAMLMWTINDFPVYGMLSGWGTHGKLACPHCMEHTKAFRLYHGGKNSWFDSHRRFLPNDHAFRRNKNAFKKGEVDMDVPPPKLTPTEVWNRVKDYPKVTESGVQRIDGYGEWHNWTKRSIFWDLPYWKDNLLRHNLDVMHIEKNFFDNIFNTVMNVSGKTKDNDKARMDLSLYCRRKDLELKCHSNGKMYKPKANYTLSVDQIKQVCHWLKDLRMPDGYSSNLSRCADINRGKVIGMKSHDCHVFMECLLPIAFSSLPTHVLNPITEVSHFFKDLCCTTVKKEDLNVMEQNFPIILCKLERIFPPSFFDSMEHLPIHLAYETRLGGPVQYRWMYPFERFMGYAKRSVKNKARVEGSICASYLHRETTHFCSHYFNNFMLRPHSSRNEVEIESGRLSTTLSVFDQLGRHSGKESTHWLNDEELTSAHVHVHKEPLSVRNQHLRDLSLGPLRCVKEWHTFFANGYKFHTHAWSQGKRTINSGVHVTGLIEGGEDDFYGVIKHMYEVEYNSSTAEKKIVLFYCDWFDPSRIGTRVDSKYGTVDIQMDKRYVLFDPFIIAHNVQQVYYVPYPASRTDKRGWCVVIKTKPRGRIDSNDVEVEVPYQVEEMSHVNEIIEVEEVIRLQDIQAGLEEVDPINVSSFEGHMDEETNEWDEWDEEGESEDDHGDELENSSSE from the exons ATGGATAAATTTCCATCAAACCGTGGATGGATGTATGATAGGTGTCATAAAGGAAGAGGTGCTTTGAAAGAGTCTTTTGTATTGGGAGTTGAAGAGTTTATAACCAAAGCTTGTCAACGAGATTGTTATCACAATGATGGTGGAGTTCGATGTCCATGTAGTAAGTGCGATTGTACAAAGATTTTGAAGGAAAGAGTTGTGAAGGTTCACCTTTACAAACATGGTTTCAAGCCTAATTATTGGATATGGACAGATCACGGTGAACGAATGCCAGAAGGTCATTTTGATAATGATGATAATTGCATGGGTTTTGGGAGGGATGGTGTACATAGGCAGTCAAGAGATGACCAATTTATGTCAATGCAAGACATGGTTCATGATGCTTTTAACCAACGTGAGCCATTCCAACGATCAAATTCGGATAACATGGAAGAGACTCCGAATGAAGAAACTCAAAGATTTTATAACCTTTTGTTGGATGCAAATAAGCCGTTGTATGAAGGGGCTTCAGACTCTAAATTATCTATGTGTGTTAGGCTATTAGCTTGCAAGTCCAATTGGAATGTTCCTGACCAATGCTTAGagtttatttcaaaaatgctATTGGATGTAACACCCATCAAAACGGGTTTGCCTAAAAGTTACTACGATGCAAAAAAGTTAGTCTCGAAGTTAGGATTAGAGGCTAGGAGGATTGATTGTTGCGAGGATGGTTGCATGCTCTTCTATGATAATGAATATGGTAAGAATGATGGTGCATTGCTTGAATGCAAATTTTGTCGAAAGCCAAGATATCGACACCACAACACAGAAGCAAGTAATAAAAATCAAGTTCCTATAAAGACGATGTTCTATTTGCCAATTATTCCAAGGTTACAAAGAATGTATGCCTCAACACAAACTGCAGGAGACATGACATGGCACTATGAGAACAAGACCACAAATGGTGTATTGCGTCATCCATGTGATGGAGAGGCTTGGAAGCATTTTGATAGAGTATATCCTGATTTTTCCATTGAGGCACGCAATGTGCGACTTGGTTTATGCTCTGATGGTTTTAACCCATATGTGCAGGCATTAAATATACCATATTCATGTTGGCCAATAATTGTGACCCCATACAATCTTCCTCCAGAAATTTGCATGTCTAAGCCTTACATGTTTTTGACTTGTCTAATTCTAGGGCCATTCAATCCAAAGGTTGGCATTGATGTTTTTTTAGAGCCTTTGATAGACGACTTGAAAAAGTTATGGACTGGAGTCCTAACATACGATATTTCAAGGAAACAAAACTTTATGATGAGGGCCATGTTGATGTGGACAATTAACGATTTCCCTGTTTATGGTATGTTGTCTGGTTGGGGTACTCATGGCAAATTGGCATGCCCGCACTGCATGGAGCATACAAAGGCTTTTAGATTATATCATGGGGGGAAAAATTCGTGGTTTGACTCCCATCGTAGGTTTTTACCAAATGACCATGCATTTAGGAGGAATAAGAATGCCTTCAAGAAGGGAGAAGTTGACATGGATGTTCCACCACCTAAATTGACACCAACAGAAGTTTGGAATAGAGTGAAGGATTATCCTAAAGTAACTGAAAGTGGTGTACAAAGAATAGATGGATATGGGGAGTGGCATAATTGGACGAAACGAAGCATCTTTTGGGATCTTCCTTATTGGAAGGATAATTTGTTAAGACATAATCTTGATGTTatgcatattgaaaaaaatttctttgataACATCTTTAATACAGTGATGAATGTCAGTGGGAAGACAAAAGACAATGACAAGGCCCGAATGGATTTAAGTTTGTATTGTAGACGAAAAGACTTGGAGCTAAAGTGTCATAGTAATGGAAAGATGTATAAGCCAAAAGCAAATTACACACTTTCAGTAGACCAAATAAAACAGGTGTGTCATTGGCTAAAAGATCTTAGGATGCCTGACGGATATTCCTCCAACTTGTCAAGGTGTGCTGATATCAACAGGGGAAAGGTGATTGGGatgaaaagtcatgattgtCATGTATTCATGGAATGCTTACTTCCTATAGCATTTAGTTCTTTACCAACTCATGTTCTAAATCCCATTACCGAGGTAAGTCATTTTTTCAAAGATTTGTGTTGTACAACAGTGAAGAAGGAGGACCTTAATGTGATGGAACAAAACTTTCCAATCATTCTTTGCAAGTTGGAAAGAATATTTCCTCCATCATTCTTTGATTCTATGGAACATCTCCCTATCCATCTAGCATATGAGACAAGACTTGGTGGACCAGTCCAGTATAGGTGGATGTACCCATTTGAAAG GTTCATGGGATATGCTAAACGATCAGTTAAGAATAAAGCTAGGGTTGAAGGATCTATTTGTGCATCATATTTGCATAGGGAGACAACTCATTTTTGTTCCCACTACTTCAACAACTTTATGTTAAGACCACATAGTAgtagaaatgaagttgaaattgaaAGTGGAAGGCTTTCGACAACATTATCAGTATTTGACCAACTTGGTCGTCATTCTGGGAAGGAATCAACTCATTGGTTAAATGATGAAGAATTGACCTCAGCTCATGTTCAT GTTCATAAAGAACCCTTAAGTGTGAGGAACCAACATCTCAGAGATTTATCACTTGGTCCTTTAAGATGTGTAAAGGAATGGCACACCTTCTTTGCGAATGGATACAAATTCCATACTCATGCATGGAGTCAGGGCAAGAGAACGATAAATAGTGGGGTTCATGTAACGGGGCTTATAGAAGGAGGTGAAGATGATTTCTATGGTGTGATTAAACACATGTATGAGGTGGAGTACAATTCTTCAACTGCcgaaaagaaaattgttttattttattgtgattggTTTGATCCATCAAGAATAGGTACAAGAGTGGATTCAAAATATGGCACTGTGGATATTCAAATGGATAAAAGATATGTGCTATTTGATCCTTTTATAATTGCACATAATGTACAACAAGTGTATTATGTACCATATCCAGCATCACGCACAGACAAACGTGGTTGGTGTGTTGTTATAAAGACCAAGCCTAGAGGTCGAATAGATTCTAATGATGTAGAAGTCGAAGTGCCATACCAAGTGGAGGAAATGTCACATGTTAATGAAATCATTGAAGTTGAAGAAGTTATCAGATTGCAAGATATACAAGCTGGTCTTGAAGAAGTAGACCCCATTAATGTATCATCATTTGAAGGTCATATGGATGAAGAGACAAATGAATGGGATGAATGGGATGAAGAGGGAGAAAGTGAAGATGACCATGGAGATGAACTTGAGAACTCTAGCTCTGAATAG